A window of the Hordeum vulgare subsp. vulgare chromosome 5H, MorexV3_pseudomolecules_assembly, whole genome shotgun sequence genome harbors these coding sequences:
- the LOC123394948 gene encoding uncharacterized protein LOC123394948 codes for MNSRPIVLVFLLLVLIISSQFEWKQQIGEAEASPDATRRRQPALVVREDAVKEKIILAQEKNIQQLTELIQSLQVQLLHCRGSNNTAQGASSTQSSSSYTEADRHQIIDD; via the exons ATGAATTCGAGGCCGATCGTGCTCGTCTTCCTCCTGCTCGTGCTCATCATATCATCGCAGTTCGAGTGGAAGCAGCAGAtcggcgaggccgaggcgagcCCGGATGCTACGCGGCGCAGGCAGCCAGCGCTGGTCGTAAGGGAAGACGCCGTTAAAGAGAAA ATAATACTGGCGCAGGAGAAGAACATCCAACAACTCACCGAGCTCATCCAGAGCCTCCAGGTGCAGCTACTGCATTGCCGTGGCAGCAACAACACTGCTCAGGGTGCCTCCTCGACTCAGTCTTCATCCAGTTACACCGAAGCGGACAGACATCAGATAATCGATGACTGA
- the LOC123394947 gene encoding photosystem II reaction center PSB28 protein, chloroplastic-like yields the protein MEALAVASPALTRPQPRRRCLAAGSWCQRRTSQLHTSFSGVTVQLHKPLSPTATSSRRSSSSVVAVAMLSRPSIQFIQGTDEQTIPDVRLTKSRDGSNGVAIFTFEQPSVFDSSAELGDITGFYMVDEEGTLSSVDVSAKFVNGKPAAVEAKYVMRTPRDWDRFMRFMERYSQANGLQFLKK from the exons ATGGAAGCTCTGGCCGTCGCCTCGCCGGCCCTGACGCGGCCGCAGCCCCGCCGACGATGCCTCGCCGCAG GCTCGTGGTGCCAGAGGAGGACGAGCCAACTGCACACCTCCTTCAGCGGCGTCACGGTGCAGCTGCACAAACCGCTGAGCCCAACGGCGACCAGTTCCCGGCGATCATCATCGTCAGTGGTGGCGGTGGCGATGTTGTCGCGTCCGTCGATCCAGTTCATCCAGGGCACGGACGAGCAGACGATCCCGGACGTGCGGCTGACCAAGTCCCGGGACGGCAGCAACGGGGTGGCCATCTTCACCTTCGAGCAGCCGTCGGTGTTCGACTCGTCGGCGGAGCTGGGCGACATCACCGGATTCTACATGGTCGACGAGGAGGGCACGCTGAGCTCCGTGGACGTCAGCGCCAAGTTCGTCAACGGCAAGCCGGCGGCCGTGGAGGCCAAGTACGTGATGCGCACCCCCAGGGACTGGGACCGATTCATGCGCTTCATGGAGCGCTACTCCCAGGCCAACGGCCTCCAGTTCCTCAAGAAGTAG